One segment of Ricinus communis isolate WT05 ecotype wild-type chromosome 8, ASM1957865v1, whole genome shotgun sequence DNA contains the following:
- the LOC8263305 gene encoding OVARIAN TUMOR DOMAIN-containing deubiquitinating enzyme 6 isoform X2: MTRILVQRGSGSSSSNQSRAGSSSAARSEIQGAATPQVISALKDDEIVDEAQQLHVVDELLEYCGSSEIKAAKNDELPMEGLNSDKNESSSSEVVDNEKLVNAEGVRSGELVKGLDRLRVTERPTPESDGSSSGSPDVGSGSPQPPPPPVPPPKPLATNSSSRRSVSGISNAVRTGSSRRAVAWPVVSTRTSPSGSRPSSPRSHGDSEGYNSADEQNPCFGSSYDDLERERQFEIDIRRSKGLEVKRMLEDGNCLFRAVADQVYGDSEVYDLTRQMCIDYMERERDHFSQFITEGFTSYCKRKRRDKVYGNNVEIQALSEMYNRPIHIYSYTTEPINIFHGSYNTDTPPIRLSYHHGNHYNSLVDPRRLTVGAGLGFSCLRGTNVDKDQVKAAIKAQQDQQIDNALLAEGRFYSDLELTEKEIERMVMEASRAEYLANDKFKQQLCHKESSTSGAEPSSSGARSSDSETKVEGTRTNSLQDTVLSSSMQMVLSMGFSYLQAIEAYSIFGDDVDSMVCYLLETASSSRRKGKATE; encoded by the exons atGACTCGGATTTTGGTTCAACGAGGCAgtggttcttcttcttcaaaccaGAGCCGGGCAGGGTCCTCTTCAGCTGCTCGGTCAGAGATTCAAGGTGCAGCTACCCCTCAGGTCATTTCAGCTCTGAAAGAtgatgaaattgttgatgagGCACAGCAACTTCATGTTGTGGATGAGCTCTTGGAGTATTGTGGGAGTAGCGAGATCAAGGCTGCAAAAAATGATGAGCTACCGATGGAAGGCTTAAATAGTGATAAAAATGAGAGTTCGAGTAGCGAAGTTGTTGATAACGAGAAACTGGTCAATGCTGAGGGTGTCAGATCAGGGGAATTGGTAAAAGGATTGGATCGGCTGAGGGTAACGGAGAGACCTACACCTGAGAGTGATGGTTCAAGCAGTGGTTCCCCAGATGTTGGCAGTGGAAGCCCGCAACCACCACCCCCTCCCGTGCCACCTCCAAAACCTTTGGCAACAAACTCAAGCTCAAGGAGATCTGTATCAGGAATTTCTAATGCTGTGCGAACTGGATCATCTAGAAGAGCAGTTGCTTGGCCTGTTGTTTCCACAAGAACTTCACCATCTGGATCACGGCCTTCCTCCCCTAGGTCTCATGGCGACAGTGAGGGGTATAATAGTGCTGATGAGCAGAACCCTTGCTTTGGTTCCTCCTATGATGATCTG GAAAGAGAGCGCCAATTTGAGATTGACATAAGGCGGTCTAAAGGACTAGAAGTCAAAAGAATGCTAGAGGATGGGAATTGTCTCTTCCGTGCTGTTGCTGATCAAGTATATGGAGATTCTGAAGTATATGATCTGACTAGACAAATGTGCATAGACTATATG GAACGGGAGAGGGATCActtttctcaatttattaCAGAAGGCTTTACATCTTACTgtaagagaaagagaagagacAAG GTTTATGGGAACAATGTGGAGATTCAAGCTTTATCAGAAATGTATAACCGACCTATCCATATTTACTCATATACCACAG AGCCTATCAACATTTTCCATGGAAGCTACAACACTGATACGCCACCCATAAGGCTAAGTTACCATCACGGAAATCACTATAATTCTCTTGTTGACCCACGTCGACTGACAGTTGGTGCAGGACTTGGTTTCAGCTGTCTTCGAGGG ACAAATGTGGACAAGGATCAGGTGAAAGCTGCAATTAAAGCTCAACAAGACCAGCAGATTGACAAT GCACTTTTAGCTGAGGGGCGATTTTACTCAGATCTTGAGCTTACTGAGAAAGAGATTGAAAGAATGGTGATGGAAGCTTCTCGTGCAGAGTATCTGGCCAATGATAAGTTCAAACAGCAACTTTGTCACAAAGAATCTTCTACATCTGGTGCTGAACCATCTTCTTCTGGAGCAA GATCATCAGACAGCGAGACTAAGGTGGAAGGCACGAGGACAAACAGTTTGCAGGATACTGTACTTAGCAGTAGCATGCAGATGGTTCTGTCAATGGGATTCAGCTATCTGCAAGCGATTGAGGCATACAGCATATTTGGTGACGATGTGGATTCAATGGTCTGTTACCTCTTGGAAACTGCCAGTAGCAGCAGACGAAAAGGCAAAGCGACTGAATGa
- the LOC8263305 gene encoding OVARIAN TUMOR DOMAIN-containing deubiquitinating enzyme 6 isoform X1, translating to MRIVRGMQKLFHGEEELNLGWKNSFSKGIGVTVPKVSVIESNKIETMTRILVQRGSGSSSSNQSRAGSSSAARSEIQGAATPQVISALKDDEIVDEAQQLHVVDELLEYCGSSEIKAAKNDELPMEGLNSDKNESSSSEVVDNEKLVNAEGVRSGELVKGLDRLRVTERPTPESDGSSSGSPDVGSGSPQPPPPPVPPPKPLATNSSSRRSVSGISNAVRTGSSRRAVAWPVVSTRTSPSGSRPSSPRSHGDSEGYNSADEQNPCFGSSYDDLERERQFEIDIRRSKGLEVKRMLEDGNCLFRAVADQVYGDSEVYDLTRQMCIDYMERERDHFSQFITEGFTSYCKRKRRDKVYGNNVEIQALSEMYNRPIHIYSYTTEPINIFHGSYNTDTPPIRLSYHHGNHYNSLVDPRRLTVGAGLGFSCLRGTNVDKDQVKAAIKAQQDQQIDNALLAEGRFYSDLELTEKEIERMVMEASRAEYLANDKFKQQLCHKESSTSGAEPSSSGARSSDSETKVEGTRTNSLQDTVLSSSMQMVLSMGFSYLQAIEAYSIFGDDVDSMVCYLLETASSSRRKGKATE from the exons ATGAGAATTGTTAGGGGAATGCAGAAATTGTTTCACGGCGAGGAGGAGCTGAATCTGGGCTGGAAGAATTCCTTCAGCAAAGGAATTGGCGTCACTGTGCCCAAG GTTTCAGTAATTGAGAGcaataaaattgaaacaatGACTCGGATTTTGGTTCAACGAGGCAgtggttcttcttcttcaaaccaGAGCCGGGCAGGGTCCTCTTCAGCTGCTCGGTCAGAGATTCAAGGTGCAGCTACCCCTCAGGTCATTTCAGCTCTGAAAGAtgatgaaattgttgatgagGCACAGCAACTTCATGTTGTGGATGAGCTCTTGGAGTATTGTGGGAGTAGCGAGATCAAGGCTGCAAAAAATGATGAGCTACCGATGGAAGGCTTAAATAGTGATAAAAATGAGAGTTCGAGTAGCGAAGTTGTTGATAACGAGAAACTGGTCAATGCTGAGGGTGTCAGATCAGGGGAATTGGTAAAAGGATTGGATCGGCTGAGGGTAACGGAGAGACCTACACCTGAGAGTGATGGTTCAAGCAGTGGTTCCCCAGATGTTGGCAGTGGAAGCCCGCAACCACCACCCCCTCCCGTGCCACCTCCAAAACCTTTGGCAACAAACTCAAGCTCAAGGAGATCTGTATCAGGAATTTCTAATGCTGTGCGAACTGGATCATCTAGAAGAGCAGTTGCTTGGCCTGTTGTTTCCACAAGAACTTCACCATCTGGATCACGGCCTTCCTCCCCTAGGTCTCATGGCGACAGTGAGGGGTATAATAGTGCTGATGAGCAGAACCCTTGCTTTGGTTCCTCCTATGATGATCTG GAAAGAGAGCGCCAATTTGAGATTGACATAAGGCGGTCTAAAGGACTAGAAGTCAAAAGAATGCTAGAGGATGGGAATTGTCTCTTCCGTGCTGTTGCTGATCAAGTATATGGAGATTCTGAAGTATATGATCTGACTAGACAAATGTGCATAGACTATATG GAACGGGAGAGGGATCActtttctcaatttattaCAGAAGGCTTTACATCTTACTgtaagagaaagagaagagacAAG GTTTATGGGAACAATGTGGAGATTCAAGCTTTATCAGAAATGTATAACCGACCTATCCATATTTACTCATATACCACAG AGCCTATCAACATTTTCCATGGAAGCTACAACACTGATACGCCACCCATAAGGCTAAGTTACCATCACGGAAATCACTATAATTCTCTTGTTGACCCACGTCGACTGACAGTTGGTGCAGGACTTGGTTTCAGCTGTCTTCGAGGG ACAAATGTGGACAAGGATCAGGTGAAAGCTGCAATTAAAGCTCAACAAGACCAGCAGATTGACAAT GCACTTTTAGCTGAGGGGCGATTTTACTCAGATCTTGAGCTTACTGAGAAAGAGATTGAAAGAATGGTGATGGAAGCTTCTCGTGCAGAGTATCTGGCCAATGATAAGTTCAAACAGCAACTTTGTCACAAAGAATCTTCTACATCTGGTGCTGAACCATCTTCTTCTGGAGCAA GATCATCAGACAGCGAGACTAAGGTGGAAGGCACGAGGACAAACAGTTTGCAGGATACTGTACTTAGCAGTAGCATGCAGATGGTTCTGTCAATGGGATTCAGCTATCTGCAAGCGATTGAGGCATACAGCATATTTGGTGACGATGTGGATTCAATGGTCTGTTACCTCTTGGAAACTGCCAGTAGCAGCAGACGAAAAGGCAAAGCGACTGAATGa
- the LOC8263304 gene encoding casparian strip membrane protein 3 produces MDSEKTGEAKITIQEPKAADPKGKGIADAPPPPVVVTTAKAIQKLPRGGWKKGVAIFDFVVRLCAIATGLAATGIMGTTEQTLPFFTQFFQFHAEYNDLPTFMFFVFANGIASGYLILSLPFSIVCIVRPLAIVPRLLLIIFDTVVMALTIAAASAAAAIVYLAHNGNSNANWNAICQQFNDFCQQTSTAVVASFITAAMLTFLIVLSAFALKRN; encoded by the exons ATGGATTCAGAGAAGACCGGTGAAGCAAAAATTACTATTCAAGAGCCTAAAGCTGCCGACCCTAAAGGAAAGGGTATTGCTGATGCTCCTCCTCCACCTGTTGTAGTGACTACTGCTAAAGCTATCCAAAAGCTGCCAAGAGGAGGATGGAAAAAGGGTGTAGCCATTTTTGACTTTGTTGTAAGGCTGTGTGCTATTGCAACTGGTTTAGCTGCCACTGGCATTATGGGGACTACTGAGCAGACTCTTCCCTTCTTCACTCAGTTCTTCCAGTTCCACGCCGAATATAATGATCTTCCAACTTTCAT GTTTTTCGTGTTTGCAAATGGCATAGCTAGTGGATACCTAATACTTTCCTTGCCTTTCTCCATAGTCTGCATTGTCCGGCCTCTCGCTATAGTACCAAGGCTTCTTCTTATCATCTTTGATACA GTGGTGATGGCTCTGACAATCGCGGCCGCTTCTGCTGCAGCTGCCATAGTGTACTTGGCTCATAATGGGAATTCAAATGCGAATTGGAACGCAATTTGCCAGCAGTTCAATGACTTTTGTCAGCAGACGAGTACTGCTGTGGTGGCTTCTTTCATAACCGCAGCAATGTTGACGTTCCTGATTGTGCTGTCTGCTTTTGCTCTCAAAAGGAACTGA
- the LOC8263303 gene encoding mitochondrial fission protein ELM1, translating into MRPIRLPEPPSPTMGVPEIFETGANSVIRRAVVIGNGFPGSENQSLGLVRALGLSDNHVLYRVTRPRGGVNDWLHWLPVSLHKKLDYIVRQFYYYWTRKKLAPSHSVNGAAVGLSTVLEADLKHIVNMARDSFEKDGPLLVVASGRDTISIASSIKRLASDNVFVVQIQHPRSSLNRFDLVITPHHDYYPLTPQAQEQVPRFLRKWITPREPPDGHVVLTVGALHQIDFAALRGAASAWHDEFAPLPKPLLVVNIGGPTGCCRYGTDLAKQLTASLLSVLDGCGSVRISFSNRTPEKVSNVIIKELGNNPKIYIWDGEEPNPHMGHLAWADAFVITADSVSMISETCSTGKPVYVMGSERCKWKLSEFHKTLRERGVVRPFTGSEDISESWSYPPLNDTAEAARRVQEFLAERGLRLRP; encoded by the exons ATGAGGCCGATAAGACTCCCGGAACCGCCGAGCCCAACCATGGGAGTGCCGGAGATCTTCGAAACTGGCGCTAACAGCGTGATAAGACGCGCCGTCGTTATTGGTAATGGTTTTCCCGGTTCAGAGAATCAAAGTCTCGGTCTAGTTCGCGCTTTAGGTCTCTCCGATAACCATGTCTTATAT AGAGTTACTAGACCTAGAGGAGGAGTGAACGATTGGCTACACTGGCTTCCTGTTTCTTTGCACAAGAAGTTAGATTATATTGTGAggcaattttattattactggACACGCAAAAAATTGGCGCCTTCACACTCAGTAAATGGTGCTGCTGTGGGTTTATCTACTGTTTTAGAAGCTGATTTAAAGCATATTGTCAACATGGCCCGTGACAGTTTTGAAAA GGATGGTCCCTTATTGGTGGTTGCATCTGGCAGAGATACTATTTCTATTGCTAGCTCTATAAAACGTTTAGCGTCTGACAATGTTTTTGTTGTTCAG ATACAACATCCTAGGTCAAGTTTGAATAGGTTTGACCTAGTTATCACTCCACACCATGATTATTACCCTTTGACTCCTCAAGCACAGGAGCAGGTTCCTCGGTTTCTTAGGAAGTGGATAACTCCACGTGAACCTCCTGATGGGCATGTT GTTTTGACTGTGGGAGCTTTACATCAAATCGATTTTGCAGCACTTCGTGGTGCAGCTAGTGCGTGGCATGATGAGTTTGCTCCTTTGCCAAAGCCCTTATTAGTGGTTAACATTGGAGGACCTACAG GTTGCTGTCGGTATGGAACCGACCTTGCAAAGCAGTTAACTGCCAGTTTGCTTAGTGTGCTTGATGGTTGTGGGAGTGTCAGAATATCTTTCTCAAATAGGACGCCAGAAAAG GTTTCCAATGTAATAATCAAAGAACTTGGAAATAATCCAAAAATTTACATCTGGGATGGTGAAG AGCCAAATCCACATATGGGACATTTAGCATGGGCTGATGCATTTGTCATTACAGCAGATTCAGTCAGCATGATAAGTGAGACATGCAGCACAGG GAAACCTGTGTATGTCATGGGATCTGAGCGTTGTAAATGGAAATTGTCCGAGTTCCATAAAACTTTGAGGGAACGGGGAGTGGTTCGGCCATTTACAGGTTCTGAGGAT ATTTCAGAGAGCTGGAGCTACCCTCCCCTTAATGATACTGCAGAAGCAGCCCGTCGTGTGCAGGAATTCCTTGCAGAACGCGGATTGAGACTACGGCCATAG
- the LOC8263068 gene encoding capsanthin/capsorubin synthase, chromoplastic — translation MVQSVGRRNLFLCVTWDSSLSIFPTPRYFRSFIVNSNPNSSLVPIPIFLSYSLMATLLRLFSPPPATKTSQIAHSCTPVFSSPRPGFTSSRNPHCRIRSSNLESFLDLQPESKSELLDFDLSRFDPSSKSRFDVIIIGTGPAGLRLAEQVSRYGIKVCCVDPSPLSMWPNNYGVWVDEFEDLGFVDCLNKTWPMTCVFIDDHKTKYLDRPYGRVCRKKLKTKLMENCVSKGVQFHKAKVWEVGHEEFESSVVCDDGNELKASLIVDASGFTSTFIEYDKPRNHGYQIAHGILAEVDCHPFDLDKMVLMDWRDSHMGNEPYLRASNSRFPTFLYAMPFDSNLIFLEETSLVSRPVLPYMEVKRRMVARLRHLGIRVRRVIEDEKCLIPMGGPLPRIPQTVMAIGGNSGVVHPSTGYMVARTMALAPILADVIAECLGSTRMIRGRPLYDRVWKGLWPLDKKCTREYYSFGMETLLKLDLKGTRNFFNAFFDLDPYYWEGFLSSRLSLGQLALLSLSLFGNASNSSRFDIVTKCPLPLVRMMNNLALETI, via the exons ATGGTTCAGTCG GTTGGAAGAAGGAATCTTTTCCTTTGTGTGACCTGGGATTCCTCTCTGTCCATATTTCCCACCCCTCGTTACTTTCGTTCTTTTATTGTAAATTCAAATCCAAATTCTTCACTTGTGCCAATTCCCATCTTTCTGTCTTACTCTTTAATGGCCACTCTTCTCAGGCTATTTTCACCACCTCCTGCAACCAAAACTTCTCAGATAGCCCATTCATGCACCCCTGTTTTCTCTTCTCCAAGACCCGGTTTCACATCTTCAAGAAACCCCCACTGTAGAATCCGAAGCAGCAACCTTGAAAGTTTTCTTGATTTGCAACCTGAGTCAAAATCCGAGCTTTTAGATTTTGATCTCTCACGGTTTGATCCTTCTAGTAAATCCCGCTTTGATGTGATCATTATTGGTACTGGACCTGCTGGCCTGCGCCTCGCTGAGCAAGTTTCCCGCTATGGAATTAAGGTATGCTGTGTTGATCCTTCACCTCTTTCTATGTGGCCTAATAATTATGGTGTTTGGGTTGATGAGTTTGAGGACTTGGGGTTTGTAGATTGTTTGAACAAAACATGGCCTATGACTTGTGTCTTCATTGATGATCATAAGACCAAGTATTTAGACCGTCCATATGGTCGTGTCTGTAGGAAGAAGTTGAAGACAAAATTGATGGAGAATTGTGTCTCTAAAGGTGTTCAATTTCATAAAGCTAAGGTTTGGGAGGTGGGTCATGAAGAGTTTGAGTCTTCAGTCGTTTGTGATGATGGAAATGAGCTTAAAGCAAGTTTAATAGTTGATGCCAGTGGTTTTACTAGTACTTTCATCGAGTATGATAAACCAAGAAACCATGGCTATCAAATTGCTCATGGTATTTTAGCTGAAGTGGATTGTCACCCTTTTGATTTGGACAAGATGGTTCTAATGGATTGGAGAGATTCCCATATGGGAAATGAGCCTTATTTGCGAGCTAGCAATTCAAGATTTCCAACCTTTTTGTATGCCATGCCATTCGATTCAAATTTGATATTCTTAGAAGAAACTTCACTGGTCAGTCGGCCTGTGTTACCTTATATGGAGGTCAAGAGAAGGATGGTAGCAAGATTGAGACATTTAGGAATAAGAGTGAGAAGAGTAATAGAAGACGAAAAATGTTTGATTCCTATGGGAGGACCTCTTCCTAGGATCCCTCAAACTGTAATGGCTATTGGTGGTAATTCAGGGGTAGTCCACCCATCAACTGGGTACATGGTGGCTCGAACAATGGCCTTAGCCCCAATTCTGGCCGATGTTATAGCAGAATGCCTCGGCTCAACAAGAATGATAAGAGGAAGGCCGCTTTATGATAGAGTGTGGAAGGGGCTGTGGCCACTGGACAAGAAATGTACAAGAGAATATTACTCTTTTGGAATGGAGACACTGTTGAAACTTGATCTGAAAGGGACTAGGAATTTCTTTAAtgctttctttgatttggatCCTTACTATTGGGAAGGGTTTCTTTCCTCAAGATTGTCTTTAGGGCAACTTGCCTTGTTGAGCTTATCTTTGTTTGGCAATGCCTCCAATTCATCCAGGTTTGATATTGTTACAAAGTGTCCCCTGCCTTTAGTAaggatgatgaataatttagCACTTGAAACCATCTAA
- the LOC8271948 gene encoding vesicle-associated membrane protein 714: MAILYAVVARGTVVLAEFSAVTGNTGAVARRILEKLPSEADSRLCFSQDRYIFHILSSDGLTFLCMANDTFGRRIPFSYLEDIHMRFMKNYGKVAHYAPAYAMNDEFSRILHQQMEFFSSNPSADTLNRVRGEVGEIRTIMVENIEKILERGDRIELLVDKTATMQDSAFHFRKQSKRLRRALWMKNAKLLALLTCVIVLLLYIIIAAACGGITLPSCRS, from the exons ATGGCGATCTTGTATGCGGTGGTGGCGCGAGGGACAGTGGTGTTGGCGGAGTTCAGCGCCGTCACGGGGAACACAGGGGCAGTAGCTCGGCGGATCCTCGAGAAGCTTCCATCCGAGGCAGATTCTCGGCTATGCTTCTCTCAAGATCGATACATATTTCACATACTTAGCTCTGATGGCCTCACTTTTCTTTGCATGGCTAATGACACCTTTGGCA GGAGAATTCCATTTTCATACTTGGAGGACATCCACATGAGGTTTATGAAAAACTATGGTAAAGTGGCCCATTATGCCCCTGCTTATGCaatgaatgatgaattttCACGGATCTTGCATCAGCAGATGGAATTTTTCTCCAGTAACCCTAGTGCTGATACTCTCAATCGTGTGAGGGGTGAAGTTGGTGAG ATTCGCACAATTATGGTAGAAAACATTGAGAAAATACTTGAGAGGGGCGACCGAATTGAGCTCCTGGTTGACAAAACTGCTACAATGCAAGATAGTGCCTTTCACTTCAGGAAGCAGTCTAAGCGCCTCCGAAGAGCGCTTTGGATGAAAAATGCCAAGCTCTT GGCCTTGTTGACATGCGTCATTGTTCTGTTGCTGTACATAATAATTGCCGCCGCTTGTGGAGGGATCACTCTACCTTCATGCAGATCTTGA
- the LOC8271947 gene encoding transcription factor SRM1, with the protein MIGASPSSSWSRLEDKLFERALVVFPEETPDRWEKIASHVPGKSRFDVKEHYEDLVYDVKEIDSGRVELPSYGDQFGLGWGAAESGTSQVWFGSKGKEKETSERRKGVPWTEEEHRLFLIGLQRYGKGDWRSISRNAVVSRTPTQVASHAQKYFLRLNSVKKEKKRPSIHDITTSANSVPPQSNDHNWADYMDPKPYPDHGSPSSAFHGFGFPV; encoded by the exons ATGATTGGGGCATCTCCATCCTCTTCTTGGTCTCGTCTAGAAGACAAGCTCTTCGAGAGAGCACTCGTCGTCTTCCCCGAGGAAACTCCTGACAGATGGGAAAAGATTGCCAGCCATGTTCCTGGGAAGTCACGGTTTGATGTCAAGGAACATTACGAGGATTTAGTTTATGATGTTAAGGAGATCGACTCCGGTCGAGTTGAGCTGCCGAGTTATGGAGATCAATTTGGGTTGGGTTGGGGGGCTGCTGAGTCCGGCACGAGTCAGGTTTGGTTTGGGTCTAAAGGGAAGGAAAAGGAGACGAGTGAGAGAAGGAAAGGGGTTCCTTGGACTGAAGAAGAACACAG GCTGTTTCTAATCGGACTGCAAAGATATGGAAAGGGAGATTGGAGGAGTATATCAAGAAATGCAGTAGTGTCAAGAACACCAACCCAAGTGGCAAGCCATGCTCAGAAATATTTTCTTCGTTTAAATTCagtcaagaaagaaaagaagaggcCCAGCATTCATGACATTACGACTTCCGCgaattcagtgcctcctcaATCCAATGATCATAACTGGGCTGATTATATGGATCCAAAACCCTACCCTGATCATGGAAGCCCATCTTCTGCTTTCCATGGTTTTGGATTCCCCGTGTAA
- the LOC8271946 gene encoding NAC domain-containing protein 90 encodes MEELPPGFRFYPTEEELVSFYLLNKLEGKRQERLNQVIPAIDICSTEPWELPKLAGELCQGDTEQWFFFTPRQEREARGGRPSRTTASGYWKATGSPGYVYSSDNRVIGVKKTMVFYKGKAPTGRKTKWKMNEYRAIEGAADSSTTHVPKLRYEFSLCRVYVISGSFRAFDRRPLESTARETQFLGGDIATASAQHPRIVDNTSSSETSNSGGDHADVPRMAESANWEVDDLANSLWEWEQLSWP; translated from the exons ATGGAGGAACTCCCGCCAGGTTTTCGCTTCTATCCTACTGAAGAAGAGCTAGTTTCCTTTTATCTGCTTAACAAGCTGGAAGGGAAGAGACAAGAACGACTAAACCAAGTTATCCCAGCAATCGACATTTGCAGCACAGAACCATGGGAACTCCCAA AGCTTGCTGGAGAACTATGTCAAGGAGACACTGAGCAATGGTTCTTCTTTACGCCAAGACAAGAAAGAGAAGCGAGAGGAGGGAGACCAAGCCGCACTACAGCATCTGGATACTGGAAGGCCACTGGCTCACCTGGTTATGTTTATTCATCGGATAACCGAGTGATCGGAGTGAAAAAAACCATGGTTTTCTATAAGGGGAAAGCTCCTACAGGAAGAAAAACCAAATGGAAGATGAATGAGTATAGAGCCATTGAAGGAGCGGCTGACTCATCTACTACTCATGTTCCTAAG CTAAGGTATGAATTCAGTTTGTGCCGAGTCTACGTGATATCGGGGAGCTTTCGAGCATTCGATAGACGTCCCCTAGAATCTACGGCAAGAGAGACACAATTCCTTGGTGGTGATATAGCTACAGCATCTGCTCAACACCCTAGGATAGTAGACAACACAAGCTCATCTGAGACTTCAAACTCAGGAGGAGATCATGCTGATGTTCCGCGGATGGCAGAAAGTGCCAACTGGGAGGTTGATGATTTAGCAAACTCTCTGTGGGAATGGGAACAACTGAGTTGGCCCTGA
- the LOC8271945 gene encoding uncharacterized protein LOC8271945: protein MASTPAVVVLLFALSLSGIQFSTSQVLKAKVSCLDCTAHYDFSGIKVLVKCANVKKLATTTTKSKGSFEVELPSGNSKAETPLNCLAKLIGGTSQIYATRKNMVSRIVKTKDSSSYTISTPLAFSTAFPEGQLKGGIGESKTVDLPLPREWGLAPSSYYVPFFPIIGIP from the exons ATGGCTTCCACTCCTGCTGTTGTTGTGTTGCTCTTTGCTTTGTCTCTTTCAGGGATTCAATTCTCCACATCCCAAGTCCTCAAAGCCAAGGTTTCATGCCTTGATTGCACTGCCCATTATGACTTCTCAG GCATTAAGGTTTTAGTGAAGTGTGCTAATGTCAAGAAATTAGCTACAACGACAACAAAAAGTAAAGGGTCCTTTGAGGTTGAGCTTCCTTCAGGCAATTCAAAAGCTGAAACCCCATTGAATTGCCTAGCCAAGCTTATTGGTGGTACAAGTCAGATCTATGCTACAAGGAAAAACATGGTCTCAAGGATTGTGAAAACCAAAGATTCAAGCTCATACACTATCTCCACTCCTCTTGCATTCTCCACTGCATTCCCTGAAGGACAGCTAAAAGGTGGGATTGGTGAATCAAAGACAGTTGATCTGCCTCTTCCAAGGGAGTGGGGCTTGGCACCTTCTAGCTACTATGTCCCATTTTTCCCTATAATTGGCATCCCATGA